The genomic interval ATCCATATCATCCTGAGATGCCTCTAGCGCGAGCTTCAGTCTGTCTATCTCACTGTTGCCTTCCTCTATCCTCTCTTCCAACAAGAGAGAGTCTTTTCGACTCTTCTCCAGCTCACGCCGACGCTCGTCCAGTGAACTCTGCAGAGAGTCCATCTCCTGGCGAACGGCCTCGCTCTCGGTGGCCTCAACCGATCCTGTCAGCTCACTCTCTCTGATTTTCGCTCGTGCCTCCTCAAGCTCCAGCTGCAGCATTACAACCTGATCATCTGATGAGCCACCCTCCAGCTCAGCGGGCTTGGCGGCCAACTCTTCCTCGGCAGACTCAAGTGCCTGACGCAGCTGCGCCATATCTTCTTCTGCCTGCTCACGCACCAATTCAAGCTCTGCCTGTAGTGCGGTCACCTCCTCTGCACCACCCCCCTGTTGCGCCGCCTCTATCTGCTCCGCATACTGCTGCATGATAGAGCGAAGCTCTTCCACCTCACCGCTGAGTCGGTGAGCCTCTTGTTCCACTACCGCCTTCTCTTCAACTACCTCATCCAGGCGTGATTGCAGCACTGACGCCTGTGCCAGAGCCCCCTCTAGTAGCTCAAGCTCTTGGCGCTGATTGTCACGCTCGGTCTCAAGCGCCTCGATCGCTTCTCTTGCCTCTTTGTCTGAGGCACCAACCTCATCAAGGGCACTGCCAATCTCCTCAAGCTCCTTCTTCAGTACAATCAGCTCTTCATGCTCGGACTCCCGCAGTGCCAACTCACCCTCCCGGCTTGTGGACTGCTCTTCCAAACGCTGTTTACTCGCTTCACTTTCCGCGAGTTTTTTCTGCAGACTATCTATTTGACGCTGCCAGTCAACGAGGGTGGATTCGCCCTCTGCCAGGCGGCTCGCCTCCTCTTCACGCAGCGTCGTCAGCTGCGCCTCCAGCTCACCCTTCTCTTGCTCCAGGCGCTGCAGATCTTCATCACCACTCTGCTCCTGCTCCGCCAGCTCGCTCTGAAGCGACTCGGTCTGCTCGGTGGCTGTTTTCAGCGCTTCTTTCAGCGTCTCCTGCTCCTCCTGCAGGGTCACCAACTGCTCCTTCAGCTCACCCCTCTCCCGCTCAAGCCGCTGTTGCTGTTCACCTACGCTCTGCTCACGCTCCGTAAGCTCACCTTTCAGGCTCTGCTGCTCTTCCCGCAGGGTTGCCAGCTGCTCCACCAGCTCACCCTTCTCTTGCTCCAGGCGCTGCTGTTCTTCATCGCCGCTCTGTTCATGCTCCACCAGGTCGCTCTGAAGTGACTCGGTCTGCTCGGTGGCCGCTTTCAGCTGACCTTTGAGTGTCTCCTGCTCTTCCCGCAGGGTCGTCAGCTGCTCATCAAGTTCACTCTTCTCCCGCTCCAGGCGTTGCTGTTGTTCACTGCCGCTCTGTTCACGTTCAGACAGATCGACCTGAAGTGACTCGGTCTGCTCGGTGGCCGCTTTCAGCTGACCTTTGAGTGTCTCCTGCTCTTCCCGCAGGGTCGTCAGCTGCTCATCAAGTTCACTCTTCTCCCGCTCCAGGCGTTGCTGTTGTTCACTGCCGCTCTGTTCACGTTCAGACAGATCGACCTGAAGTGACTCGGTCTGCTCGGTGGCCGCTTTCAGCTGACCTTTGAGTGTCTCCTGCTCTTCCCGCAGGGTCGTCAGCTGCTCATCAAGCTCTCTCTTCTCCTGCTCCAGACGTTGCTGTTGTTCACTGCCGCTCTGTTCACGTTCAGACAGATCGACCTGAAGTGACTCGGTCTGCTCGGTGGCCGCTTTCAGCTGACCTTTGAGTGTCTCCTGCTCTTCCCGCAGGGTCGTCAACTGCTCATCAAGCTCTCTCTTCTCCTGCTCCAGACGCTGCTGTTGTTCACTGCCGCTCTGTTCACGTTCAGACAAATCGACCTGAAGTGACTCGGTCTGCTCGGTGGCCGCTTTCAGCTGACCTTTGAGTATCTCCTGCTCTTCCCGCAGGATCGTCAGCTGCTCATCAAGCTCTCTCTTCTCCTGCTCCAGACGCTGCTGTTGTTCACTGCCGCTCTGTTCACGTTCAGACAAATCGACCTGAAGTGACTCGGTCTGCTCGGTGGCCGCTTTCAGCTGACCTTTGAGTATCTCCTGCTCTTCCCGCAGGGTCGTCAGCTGCTCATCAAGCTCTCTCTTCTCCTGCTCCAAACGCTGCTGTTGTTCACTGCCGCTCTGTTCACGTTCAGACAAATCGACCTGAAGTGACTCAGCCTGTTCAGCGGCGGTTGTCAGCTGTGTCTGCAACTCAGACACTTCACTCTCTCGACGGGTGGCTTCTTGCTCAAGAAGACCGCTCAGATGCTCAACCTCATCACGCTGACTATCGCATTCGTCCTCAAGCTTCTTAACCTCCTCCTGGGTTTCCCGATCCGACTGATCCGCCGCCTCAAGGGCACCACCGAGGGTCTCGAGCTCGATCTTTAGCGCAGTCAATTCGTCATGTTCCTGCGCCTGAACTTTCAGCATGCTCTCCTGGCTCGATGTGCGAGCTTCCAAACTGAGCCTGCCCTCCTCACTCTCATCCAGCTCTTTCTGCAGATCCACCAATCGGGCTTCCAGCAACGCCCTTGCTTCTTCTGCCGAATTTTGTGCTTCCAGTTTTTTCAACGTCTGAGATAGCTCACTCTCCAGGCGTCGTTTCTCATCATTAGCAGCGCTGTTCTGCTTTTCTACCTCATCCAGCTTCTCTTTGGTCTGATCCAGCACCACCTTGATCTTGCGTGCCGTCAGATTCTGCTCTTTGGCTATCCCCTCCATCCGGGCCAGGCGAGCCTTCAGCAGCTCAACCTCTTTACTGTTATCCCCCCCCCCGCTGACGAGCTCCCCCGGCACCCCATTCTGATCGGTGTGCAGCTGAATAATCTCTGCGCCCTCATCAGCACCGGCCGACTCCAACTGCTCCGTGTCAACCGATTCCAGCCCCCCTTTAAGAATGGAAGCCTCTATTCCATGATCGAGAAGCAAGTAGGCGGCGGTAGTACTGACCTGCCCATTTTTGCAATAGACGATGTAGTGCTGATCACTACTCAATTCATCGAAACGGCGACGCAGATTATTGAAGGGGATGGAAGTGCTGCCGGGTACTCTTCCCGCCAAGTGTTCTGCAGTGGGGCGTACATCAAGCCAGATGGCTCCCTTCTCCACCAGGGCCAGCGCCTCCTCGTAGCCGATAGTCCCGGCAAGAGGGTGCTTTACGTAGTCGACGAAGTCCTGCTTGTCCAACCGAATCAATACACCGTTGGTCAGCATGGTAACCGTGCTGCCTCTGGGTTTATCTGATAGCAGCGCATCCTCTCCGAAACTGTCGCCGGGACCCAGGCGTGCCACCTCCTTCGACTCGCCCCCATCTTCAGAAAGGCTGACCAGGCACTCACCCTTATGTATCAGGTAGAAGTAGTCACCTTCATCACCCTGGCTAATCACCACATCCCCTGCCAGGGTTCTCACCTCCTCCATGCGCATCATCACATTCTGAATATTGGCGGCGGGAATCTGCTGAAAGGCCCG from Candidatus Sedimenticola sp. (ex Thyasira tokunagai) carries:
- a CDS encoding SUMF1/EgtB/PvdO family nonheme iron enzyme: MRKLIPLNTLPAESLDRLFDVAVFEKHSKGDRLFKEGDENLQRIYLLSGSLSIKSGKNEVDAISSSSNMARYPIAHQSPRKFTVLAKTKIETVSVDNEFLADLFAGVEDAAYEVNVFEEQVVDDDWMSQLLQSRAFQQIPAANIQNVMMRMEEVRTLAGDVVISQGDEGDYFYLIHKGECLVSLSEDGGESKEVARLGPGDSFGEDALLSDKPRGSTVTMLTNGVLIRLDKQDFVDYVKHPLAGTIGYEEALALVEKGAIWLDVRPTAEHLAGRVPGSTSIPFNNLRRRFDELSSDQHYIVYCKNGQVSTTAAYLLLDHGIEASILKGGLESVDTEQLESAGADEGAEIIQLHTDQNGVPGELVSGGGDNSKEVELLKARLARMEGIAKEQNLTARKIKVVLDQTKEKLDEVEKQNSAANDEKRRLESELSQTLKKLEAQNSAEEARALLEARLVDLQKELDESEEGRLSLEARTSSQESMLKVQAQEHDELTALKIELETLGGALEAADQSDRETQEEVKKLEDECDSQRDEVEHLSGLLEQEATRRESEVSELQTQLTTAAEQAESLQVDLSEREQSGSEQQQRLEQEKRELDEQLTTLREEQEILKGQLKAATEQTESLQVDLSEREQSGSEQQQRLEQEKRELDEQLTILREEQEILKGQLKAATEQTESLQVDLSEREQSGSEQQQRLEQEKRELDEQLTTLREEQETLKGQLKAATEQTESLQVDLSEREQSGSEQQQRLEQEKRELDEQLTTLREEQETLKGQLKAATEQTESLQVDLSEREQSGSEQQQRLEREKSELDEQLTTLREEQETLKGQLKAATEQTESLQVDLSEREQSGSEQQQRLEREKSELDEQLTTLREEQETLKGQLKAATEQTESLQSDLVEHEQSGDEEQQRLEQEKGELVEQLATLREEQQSLKGELTEREQSVGEQQQRLERERGELKEQLVTLQEEQETLKEALKTATEQTESLQSELAEQEQSGDEDLQRLEQEKGELEAQLTTLREEEASRLAEGESTLVDWQRQIDSLQKKLAESEASKQRLEEQSTSREGELALRESEHEELIVLKKELEEIGSALDEVGASDKEAREAIEALETERDNQRQELELLEGALAQASVLQSRLDEVVEEKAVVEQEAHRLSGEVEELRSIMQQYAEQIEAAQQGGGAEEVTALQAELELVREQAEEDMAQLRQALESAEEELAAKPAELEGGSSDDQVVMLQLELEEARAKIRESELTGSVEATESEAVRQEMDSLQSSLDERRRELEKSRKDSLLLEERIEEGNSEIDRLKLALEASQDDMDEAEFSRNEAQEAKKQVEEALYKVQQKIESDRPVDGLTDERLASKKQVLDIESTSPLKSLMVSGLVGAVAAFGLVEIFSIMSGGGEIIGRILQQEKPPVQVEMPANTPLQTVPGSVPLQSQPVAKRPVQEKPQVSSTEVPQTAPAGKFVQPEVKPAVPVIKETATGTLIQDRLTGGGRAPDMVYIRGGEFIMGSDRSQLASEERPSHKVSVGSFAIGRYEVTFDEYALFVRATDRKLPDDLGWGRGRRPVMNVSWDDASAYAAWLSRRTGKGYRLPTEAEWEYAAAAGSDTTYWWGFQIGENRANCFNCGSPWDHKSTAVVGRFEANPFGLHNSAGNVMEWVADCYHGNYQGAPVDGSAWVDAGCRERVVRGGAFNKPGDSLRTTKRGHHDADAKLFVVGFRLARDL